One bacterium DNA window includes the following coding sequences:
- a CDS encoding universal stress protein, with amino-acid sequence MSAKSVDFSKKRALVASSFSPRALALLNEAQPLLACLGLSPVIVHAGEPSAENRERMAKMIEESRFAGATDLELVLRSGAVEEVLLQAAREHQADFIVAGVLPREGFFKYYLGSVGRNLARQAPCSVLLYINPADEPVGFRKIHHAVEYHRTSDIGVDLAAKLAVLNGARDLYFTHAFRIPESVLKKNRVLTPEDYKKIYGREDKKLQLYLSKQLTWDVRYHVQSLYEKEHSPSLAFARDIGADLFVIHAPKKEPGLWDRLFPNDLEQTLHDLPCSILIARNRTSRKR; translated from the coding sequence ATGTCGGCGAAATCGGTGGATTTTTCAAAAAAGCGGGCGTTGGTTGCCTCCTCGTTCTCACCCCGTGCCTTGGCGTTGCTGAACGAAGCGCAGCCGTTACTGGCCTGTCTGGGCCTGTCGCCGGTCATTGTGCACGCCGGCGAGCCCAGCGCGGAGAACCGGGAGCGGATGGCCAAGATGATCGAAGAGTCCCGTTTTGCCGGCGCAACCGATCTGGAGCTGGTGCTGCGCAGCGGCGCGGTGGAGGAGGTGTTGCTGCAGGCTGCCCGCGAGCATCAGGCGGATTTCATCGTGGCAGGGGTATTGCCGCGCGAAGGATTTTTCAAATATTATCTCGGCTCCGTCGGGCGTAATCTGGCCCGGCAGGCGCCGTGTTCCGTGTTGTTGTATATCAATCCTGCGGATGAACCGGTTGGATTTCGCAAGATCCACCACGCAGTGGAATACCACCGCACCAGCGATATCGGAGTGGATCTGGCGGCCAAATTGGCGGTGTTGAACGGCGCCAGAGATCTCTATTTCACCCATGCGTTTCGCATTCCTGAGAGCGTTTTGAAAAAGAACAGAGTCCTGACGCCTGAGGATTATAAAAAGATTTATGGGCGGGAGGACAAAAAGCTGCAGCTCTATTTAAGCAAACAGTTGACTTGGGATGTCCGCTATCATGTGCAGAGTCTGTATGAGAAGGAGCATTCCCCCTCCCTGGCTTTTGCCCGTGACATCGGCGCGGATCTCTTTGTCATCCATGCGCCGAAAAAAGAGCCGGGTCTGTGGGACCGGCTGTTCCCCAATGACCTGGAGCAAACCCTGCACGATCTGCCCTGTTCCATTCTGATTGCCCGGAACCGAACGTCGAGAAAACGCTGA